A window of the Carassius carassius chromosome 36, fCarCar2.1, whole genome shotgun sequence genome harbors these coding sequences:
- the poglut3 gene encoding protein O-glucosyltransferase 3: protein MVPRLKIRNAFSNVVFASLVAAVCVSVGFSGSAEIDARKCLVWGPGLSPDAVLPVRYFYIQSVDSQGHNISASPGPDSFRVKVWSLEKEFVRVHVPAPLDRGDGSLLVRYRLYGSSSKGLKIEVLYQDEPVAHSPYTLKGPVYHESCVCPEPDPLVWRSALQCPEDEPQIQQDFLSFPSIDLQRLLQEVPERFSRRGGLLHYSLIHNQLHRRSLGKYTDFKMFSDEMLLSLARKVKLPDVEFYINVGDWPMEDRKAGDEPGPLPIISWCGSTDTRDIILPTYDITHSSLEAMRGVTTDLLSVQGNTGPVWSDKTEKAFFRGRDSREERLRLVTMSKDNPELLDAGITAYFFFSDREKDLGKAPLVGFFDFFKYKYQVNVDGTVAAYRFPYLMLGNSLVFKQDSPYYEHFYTHLKAGVHYIPVKRDLSDLLQKIRWAQKNDTQVEAIAKSGQSLVRDLLQPHRLYCYYYSVLQTYAARQSTRPVVHPDMELVPQPSDPSALCDCQRSPDELKPQQKSEL, encoded by the exons ATGGTCCCTCGTTTAAAGATCAGAAACGCTTTCTCGAATGTTGTCTTCGCCTCGCTCGTCGCTGCAGTCTGTGTAAGTGTGGGCTTTAGTGGGAGTGCAGAGATTGACGCGCGGAAATGTTTAGTTTGGGGTCCTGGACTGAGCCCAGATGCTGTACTTCCGGTCAGATACTTCTACATCCAGAGCGTGGACTCACAGGGACACAACATCAGTGCGTCTCCCG GTCCAGACTCGTTCAGAGTGAAGGTCTGGTCTCTGGAGAAGGAGTTTGTTCGTGTCCATGTCCCGGCTCCTTTAGATCGGGGCGACGGCTCTCTTCTGGTCAGATACAGACTCTACGGAAGCTCCTCCAAGGGTCTGAAGATTGAAGTCTTGTATCAAGACGAGCCTGTGGCACACTCTCCCTACACTCTCAAGG GTCCGGTGTATCACGAGTCCTGTGTGTGTCCTGAGCCGGATCCGCTCGTCTGGAGGAGCGCTCTGCAGTGTCCCGAGGACGAGCCGCAGATCCAGCAGGACTTCCTGTCCTTCCCGTCCATCGACCTCCAGCGGCTCCTGCAGGAGGTTCCTGAGCGCTTCTCCAGACGAGGAGGACTGCTGCACTACAGCCTGATCCACAACCAGCTGCACCGCCGCTCGCTGGGCAAGTACACCGACTTCAAGATGTTCTCCGACGAGATGCTGCTGTCCCTCGCACGCAAG GTGAAGTTACCGGATGTGGAGTTTTATATTAATGTGGGAGACTGGCCGATGGAGGACAGGAAGGCGGGAGATGAACCCGGTCCGCTGCCCATCATCTCGTGGTGTGGCTCCACGGACACGCGTGACATCATCCTCCCCACGTATGACATCACACACTCGTCTCTGGAGGCCATGAGGGGCGTCACCACTGACCTGCTGTCTGTGCAGGGCAACACAG GTCCTGTGTGGTCAGATAAAACGGAGAAGGCGTTCTTCCGAGGCCGGGACAGTCGAGAGGAGCGTCTGCGTCTGGTCACAATGTCCAAAGATAATCCAGAGCTGCTCGATGCGGGAATAACTGCATATTTTTTCTTCAGCGACCGAGAGAAGGATCTGGGAAAAGCACCTCTGGTGGGATTCTTCGACTTCTTTAAG TACAAATACCAGGTGAACGTGGACGGGACGGTAGCGGCCTACAGGTTTCCGTACCTGATGCTGGGGAACAGCTTGGTCTTCAAGCAGGACTCGCCGTACTACGAGCACTTCTACACACATCTGAAAGCAGGAGTGCACTACATCCCTGTGAAGAGAGACCTGTCTGACCTCCTCCAGAAGATCCGCTGGGCTCAG AAGAATGACACGCAGGTGGAGGCCATAGCGAAGAGCGGACAGTCGCTGGTCAGAGATCTGCTTCAGCCTCACAGACTCTACTGCTATTACTACAGCGTACTTCAG ACGTACGCAGCTCGTCAGAGCACACGGCCTGTGGTTCATCCCGACATGGAGCTGGTTCCTCAGCCGTCTGATCCCAGCGCTCTGTGTGACTGCCAGCGGTCTCCAGACGAGCTCAAACCCCAGCAGAAGAGCGAGCTCTGA